Proteins found in one Planctomycetes bacterium MalM25 genomic segment:
- the pstC gene encoding Phosphate transport system permease protein PstC has product MATPPATPAPPQPSLTARGRSAQRSLEGAIRFFLMACAAVSVLTTVGIVVVLLVESLQFFQKVSLVEFLTETRWTPLIKPQHFGILPLFCGTLLVTGGAILIAAPLGLGAAIYLSEYAPNAVREVVKPMLEVLAGIPSVVYGVIAVMTVSPIIRSVFHSQSIFNALAASIVVGFMILPTIISLSEDVLRSVPRDLRSAAYALGATKYDVTVKVVFPAALSGIIASCLLAISRAVGETMAVTLAAGATPNMTLNPLESVQTMTAYIVQVSKGDTPAGSVEYQTIFAVGLALFISTMVLNLLAQWILSRMREKYE; this is encoded by the coding sequence ATGGCGACCCCCCCCGCCACCCCCGCCCCTCCGCAGCCGAGCCTCACCGCTCGGGGACGCTCGGCGCAGCGCTCCCTGGAAGGTGCGATCCGGTTCTTCTTGATGGCGTGCGCCGCGGTCTCGGTGCTCACCACGGTGGGCATCGTGGTCGTGCTTCTGGTCGAGTCGTTGCAGTTCTTCCAGAAGGTCTCGCTGGTCGAGTTCCTCACGGAGACCCGCTGGACGCCGCTCATCAAGCCGCAGCACTTCGGCATCCTGCCGCTGTTCTGCGGGACGCTGCTGGTCACCGGCGGGGCGATCCTGATCGCCGCCCCGCTCGGGCTGGGAGCCGCCATCTACCTGAGCGAGTACGCCCCCAACGCGGTGCGTGAGGTCGTCAAGCCGATGCTCGAGGTGCTGGCGGGCATCCCGTCGGTCGTTTACGGCGTGATCGCGGTGATGACCGTCTCGCCGATCATCCGCTCGGTCTTCCATTCGCAGAGCATCTTCAACGCCCTGGCCGCGAGCATCGTGGTGGGCTTTATGATCTTGCCGACGATTATCTCGCTGAGCGAGGACGTGCTGCGGAGCGTGCCGCGCGACCTGCGTTCGGCGGCCTACGCGCTGGGGGCGACCAAGTACGACGTCACCGTGAAGGTGGTGTTCCCCGCGGCGTTGTCGGGCATCATCGCCTCGTGCCTGCTGGCGATCTCCCGCGCCGTGGGCGAGACGATGGCGGTCACCCTGGCGGCGGGCGCCACCCCCAACATGACGCTCAACCCGCTCGAGAGCGTGCAGACGATGACCGCCTACATTGTGCAGGTCAGCAAGGGCGACACCCCCGCCGGATCGGTCGAGTACCAGACGATCTTCGCCGTCGGGCTGGCGCTGTTCATCAGCACGATGGTGCTCAACCTGCTCGCGCAGTGGATCCTCAGCCGCATG